Proteins encoded by one window of Amaranthus tricolor cultivar Red isolate AtriRed21 chromosome 4, ASM2621246v1, whole genome shotgun sequence:
- the LOC130810506 gene encoding QWRF motif-containing protein 2-like yields MVVATSTTPNNLKNLRSQSNPKRPPLLPSEGDISNKNKSNDGSITGFDRRPKSREVSSRYLSISSSSSTSGSSSSTFSNSSYFSPSSRRRCPSPLPSRINTTAPATPATNPSRLQSDAAKLLISSSKSMSVSFQGTAKKSTKPLPSPVASVRRAATPTPDRKQNLLRPSGGNARLVEQQQQQQHLHPWPGRSRPPVSSLTRSVDLGGLEGKKLINGSTTKVVRDLRESLIGNCKLNTSMCKDDKVKVIGDDNASCFNGGSSLGSESAVSDRESVSSECNSGSQDSNSNASVRRSKGGARNIVVTAKLWHEANSSRSKRVPDPGSPVARSNLLKGSVPPKLIPSKALVTGSPGASPRRAVSNRGFSSSLPGSLRPSSPGHIRTSLHSTSKGSLGTSLQPASPAKLVSSLPPASPAKSGASLRPASPSKLGASLRPASSSNSGAFLRPASPAESGASLRPASPAKSGASLRPASPAKSGASLRPASPAKSGASLRPASPAKSGTSLRPASPAKPGASLRPASPAKLGASLRPASPAISGASLRCASPGKLGTSFRPASPGKPGASLQPAAPGKPGASLRPSTPGKPGASLRSASPSKVGSSLRPASPSKVGSSLRPQSPGILGTSLRPASPNKLGTSLASENISCSGMGRMASPSRVRQAIAASSANAMNSMPSVLCFGADVRRVRVSDSRLGDAHLLRILHNRQLQWRFVNARVESSFSIQKFNAERSLYNAWKATSDLRDTVSSKRKELQWLKQNMKLVSILKGEMLYLEEWALMVTEHCSSLYGAIESFKASTICLPLIGGAKADIHDVKDAICSAADVMHAMASSICCLLEKVEEVNSLATEVASVTLKEQAFLNECKDILSMLVAMQVKDCSLRAHMLQLKGAPSILAIEV; encoded by the exons ATGGTAGTAGCAACATCCACAACACCTAATAATCTTAAGAATTTAAGGtctcaatcaaatcctaaaagACCTCCATTGTTGCCTTCTGAGGGAGATATTAGCAACAAGAACAAGAGCAATGATGGCAGCATTACAGGTTTTGATCGGCGTCCCAAATCTCGGGAAGTTTCTTCTCGTTATTTGTCAATATCTTCTTCGTCTTCAACATCTggttcatcttcttcaactttctcCAATTCTTCCTACTTTTCCCCTTCTTCTCGCCGCCGATGTCCTTCTCCCCTCCCTTCCAGGATCAATACAACAGCTCCTGCCACTCCGGCGACGAATCCTTCGCGGTTGCAGTCAGATGCCGCCAAATTACTCATATCTTCGTCTAAAAGCATGTCAGTTTCCTTCCAAGGTACGGCCAAGAAATCTACGAAACCATTGCCTTCTCCTGTTGCAAGTGTAAGAAGGGCAGCTACTCCTACTCCTGATAGGAAGCAGAATTTGCTGAGGCCGAGTGGCGGAAATGCTAGATTGGTtgagcagcagcagcagcagcagcatcTTCATCCATGGCCAGGTAGGTCTCGACCCCCTGTAAGTTCTTTGACTAGAAGTGTGGATTTGGGGGGTTTGGAGGGGAAGAAATTAATTAATGGATCTACAACGAAAGTAGTTAGGGATTTACGAGAATCTTTGATTGGGAATTGTAAATTGAATACAAGTATGTGCAAAGATGATAAAGTAAAGGTTATTGGGGATGATAATGCCAGCTGCTTTAATGGTGGGTCTAGTTTGGGTTCTGAATCAGCTGTTTCTGATAGGGAAAGTGTGTCGTCTGAGTGTAACTCTGGTTCTCAAGATAGTAATAGTAATGCCAGTGTTCGTCGTAGTAAAGGTGGAGCTCGGAATATTGTGGTTACTGCTAAACTTTGGCATGAGGCCAATAGTTCTCGGTCAAAACGTGTACCTGACCCGGGTTCTCCTGTTGCTAGAAGCAATTTGTTGAAAGGATCAGTTCCTCCTAAACTCATCCCATCGAAGGCGTTAGTGACTGGTAGTCCAGGGGCATCTCCGAGAAGAGCTGTGAGTAATAGAGGTTTTTCATCTTCTCTTCCTGGGTCTTTGAGGCCTTCCTCTCCAGGCCATATAAGGACATCTTTGCACTCTACATCCAAGGGTTCATTGGGTACATCGTTGCAGCCTGCCTCACCAGCAAAGCTAGTGTCATCGTTGCCGCCTGCATCACCTGCTAAATCGGGGGCATCTTTGCGTCCTGCATCACCTTCTAAATTGGGGGCATCTTTGCGGCCTGCGTCTTCTTCTAACTCGGGGGCATTTTTGCGGCCTGCGTCACCTGCGGAATCGGGGGCATCTTTGCGGCCTGCTTCACCTGCTAAATCGGGGGCATCTTTGCGGCCTGCTTCACCTGCTAAATCGGGGGCATCTTTGCGGCCTGCTTCACCTGCTAAATCGGGGGCATCTTTGCGGCCTGCTTCACCTGCTAAATCGGGGACATCTTTGCGGCCTGCTTCACCTGCTAAACCTGGGGCATCTTTGCGGCCAGCTTCACCTGCCAAACTGGGGGCATCTTTGCGGCCTGCTTCACCTGCTATATCTGGGGCATCTTTGCGGTGTGCATCGCCAGGGAAATTAGGAACATCATTCCGGCCTGCATCACCAGGGAAACCAGGAGCATCATTGCAGCCTGCAGCACCAGGGAAACCAGGAGCATCATTACGGCCTTCAACTCCAGGAAAACCAGGAGCTTCATTGCGGTCAGCATCACCAAGTAAGGTGGGATCGTCTTTGCGGCCTGCTTCGCCAAGTAAGGTAGGGTCATCCTTACGGCCACAATCACCTGGTATACTAGGAACTTCATTGAGGCCCGCATCACCAAATAAACTTGGAACTTCTCTGGCATCAGAAAACATTTCCTGTAGTGGGATGGGACGAATGGCTAGTCCTTCCAGGGTGCGACAAGCTATTGCAGCCTCATCTGCTAATGCTATGAACAGCATGCCATCAGTTCTTTGCTTTGGGGCAGATGTTAGAAGAGTGCGAGTGAGTGATAGCCGTCTTGGTGATGCACATTTACTGCGTATCTTGCATAATAGGCAGTTACAGTGGCGGTTTGTCAATGCTAGAGTAGAGTCTTCCTTTTCCATTCAGAAATTCAATGCAGAG AGGAGTCTTTACAATGCATGGAAAGCAACTTCAGATTTGCGTGACACAGTCTCTTCTAAAAGGAAGGAGCTGCAGTGGTTGAAGCAGAATATGAAGCTTGTGTCTATTTTGAAGGGGGAA ATGTTATACTTGGAAGAATGGGCACTTATGGTCACAGAACATTGTAGTTCATTATATGGTGCCATTGAGTCGTTCAAGGCCAGTACAATTTGCCTGCCGCTTATTGGTGGGGCAAAG GCTGATATTCACGATGTAAAAGACGCTATATGCTCTGCTGCAGATGTAATGCATGCTATGGCTTCTTCAATATGTTGTCTATTGGAGAAA GTTGAGGAAGTAAACTCTTTGGCTACAGAGGTTGCTAGTGTTACCTTAAAGGAGCAAGCTTTCCTCAATGAATGCAAAGACATCCTGTCAATGTTGGTAGCCATGCAG GTCAAAGATTGTAGCCTCAGAGCACATATGTTACAGCTAAAAGGTGCACCGTCAATCCTGGCTATTGAAGTGTAA